GATTGGGTAATTAGTGGCGATAATGACGTGTTAGTGGAGATAATGAGGTAATTACTGGAGATAATGAGGTATTAGTGGAGATAATGAGGTAATTAGTGGAGATAATGAGGTATTAGTGGAGATAATGAGGTATTAGTGGAGATATTGAGGTAATTACTGGAGATAATGAGGTAATTAGTGGCGATAATGAGTTAATTAGTGGCGATAATGAGGTAATTAGTGGCGATAATGAGGTATTAGTGGAGATAATGAGGTAATTACTGGAGATAATGAGGTATTAGTGGCGATAATGAGGTAATTAGTGGCGATAATGAGGTAATTAGTGGAGATAATGAGGTATTAGTGGAGATAATGAGGTAATTAGTGGAGAAAGTGAGGTAATTAGTGGAGATAACGAGGTAATTAGTGGCGATAACGAGGTAATTAGTGGCGATAATGAGGTAATTAGTGGCGATAATGAGGTATTAGTGGAGATAATGAGGTAATTAGTGGAGATAACGAGGTAATTAGTGGAGATAATTGGGTGTTTAGTGGAGATAATGAGGTAATTACTGGAGATAATGAGGTAATTAGTGGAGATAATGAGGTAATTAGTGGAGATAATTGGGTGATTAGTGGAGATAATGAGGTATTAGTGGAGAAAATGAGGTAATTAGTGCAGATAATTGGGTCATTAGTGGCGATAATGAGGTAATTAGTGGAGATAATGAGGTAATTACTGGAGAAAGTGAGGTAATTAGTGGAGATAACGAGGTAATTAGTGGAGATAACGAGGTAATTAGTGGAGATAACGAGGTATTAGTGGATAATTGGGTGATTAGTGGAGATAATGAGGTAATTAGTGGAGATAATGAGGTAATTAGTGGCGATAATTAGGTAAGGCTGCTAATTGGGTGGTAATGCTGCTAATTATGGGATTAATGGCGCTAATTAGGCGATTGATGGCATTAATTAGGCGATTAATGGTgctaattagaaaaataatgtggCTAATTAGGTAATTAATGATCTAATTAGGTAATCAATACGGTTAGTTAGGTAATTAATGGCGCTAATTAGTCAATTAATGCTTCTAATTCAGTGATCAATGCTGATTATTAGTCAATGGTGCTAATTAGGTAATTAATGTAGGTAGTGAGCTTAATAATGGCTCTTATTAGGTGACTAATGTTGCCAATTAGGTGATTAATGTCGTCAATTAGGTGATTAATGTCGCTAATTAGGTAATTGATGGCACTAATTAGTCAATTAATCGCATTAATTAGTAAACTAATGGCGCTAATTAGTCACTAATTGCACTAATTAGTCAATTAATGGCGCTAATTACTTAATTAAGCCCCCCAGGGTGATCAATAACCCCCCCCCCGGGTCATTAATATCCACTAATTAAGACCCGTGGGTGCTAATTAAcagtcccagtccctcccagtataaaccagtacaaaccagttcatcccagttccccccactgaccctcccagttccccccagtataaaccagtttAAACCAGTTTAAACCATTCCCTCCCAgtctcccccaccccctcccagtataaaccagtataaaccagtatgaaccagcccccccagttccctcccagttcatcccagttccccccattgaccctcccagtataaaccagtataaTCGAGTCCCTCCCAGTTTaaccccagttccccccagtctcccccaccccctcccagtataaaccagtataaaccagtatgaaccagcccccccagttccctcccagtcccccccagttccctcccagtttaACCCAGTTTAACCCcagtcctccccacccactcccagtataaaccagcccccccagtccctcccagtttaacccagtataaaccagtataaaccagtataaaccagtgcGGACCAGGCTGATGTTGGACTCCAGCCCCATCTGCAGGTGCCGCCAGTCGAACTCGACCCCCCGGGCGCCGACCCAGAGCGGGACACACctggggacccaggagtgccccaatggacccaggagtgccccaggagtgccccaggggacccggGAGTGCCCCAcagacccaggaatgccccaaagggacccaggagtgccccaatggacccaggagtgccccaggggacccaggagtggactgagggacccaggagttcgggagggacccaggagtgccccacagacccaggaatgccccaaagggacccaggagtgccccaatggacccaggagtgccccaggggacccaggagtggactgagggacccaggagttcgggagggacccaggagtgccccacagacccaggaatgccccaaagggacccaggagtgccccaatggacccaggagtgccccacgaacccaggaatgccccacggacccaggagtgccccaagggacccaggagtggACCGAGGAACCCGtgagtgccccagggacccaggagttcgggagggacccaggagtgccccaatggacccaggagtgccccatgcacccaggaatgccccaatggacccaggagtgccccagggaacccaggagtgccccatggacccaggagtgccccagggaacccaggagtgccccaatggacccaggagtgccccacggacccaggagtgccccagggaacccaggagtgccccaatggacccaggagtgccccacagacccaggagtgccccaatggacccaggagtgccccatgGACCCAGGAGTGCCTCCttagagccccatagacccctatacacccccacagacccccataCACCCCATATCCGACCCCTACAGCCCCCGCGCGGTCTCTATGATCCCTCTGTATAGTCTCTCTATGGTCCTTCTCTATGGTCCGTCTCTATGGTCCCTCTCTATGGTACCCTCACCCCcacagtctctatggtctgtcTCTATGGTCCCTCTCTATGGTTCCCGAGgcagtctctatggtctctatgtaCCCTGcacagtctctatggtccctcTCTATGGCCTGTCTCTCTGGTCAGTCTCTATGGCCCCTCTCTATGGTTCCCCGGGCAGTCTCTCTGGTCGGTCTCTATGGTCGGTCTCTATGGTCGGTCTCTATGGTCGGTCTCTATGGTCGGTCTCTATGgctggtctctctggtctctctgGTCAGTCTCTATGGTCGGTCTCTATGGtcggtctctctggtctctctgGTCAGTCTCTCTGGTCAGTCTCTATGGCCAgtctctctggtctctctgGTCGGTCTCTCTGGTCAGTCTCTATGGCCGGTCTCTCTGGTCGGTCTCTCTGGTCGGTCTCTATGGccggtctctctggtctctctggccggtctctctggtctctctgGTCGGTCTCTCTGGTCAGTCTCTCTGGTCAgtctctctggtctctctgGCCGGTCTCTCTGGCCGGTCTCTATGGTCGGTCTCTATGGTCGGTCTCTCTGGTCGGTCTCTCTGGTCGGTCTCTATGGCCGGTCTCTCTGGACTCTCTGGTCGGTCTCTCTGGccggtctctctggtctctctgGTCAGTCTCTATGCTCGGTCTCTATGCTCGGTCTCTCTGGTCGGTCTCTCTGGTCAGTCTCTATGGccggtctctctggtctctctgGTCGGTCTCTCTGGTCAGTCTCTCTGGTCGGTCTCTCTGGTCAGTCTCTCTGGCCGGTCTCTCTGGccggtctctctggtctctctgCTCGGTCTCTCTGGTCAGTCTCTATGGccggtctctctggtctctctgGTCGGTCTCTCTGGTCAGTCTCTCTGGTCGGTCTCTCTGGTCGGTCTCTCTGGTCGGTCTCTCTGGCCGGTCTCTCTGGCCGGTCTCTCTGGCCGGTCTCTCTGGccggtctctctggtctctctggccggtctctctggtctctctgGTCGGTCTCTCTGGTCAGTCTCTCTGGTCAgtctctctggtctctctgGCCGGTCTCTCTGGCCGGTCTCTATGGTCGGTCTCTATGGTCGGTCTCTCTGGTCGGTCTCTCTGGTCGGTCTCTATGGCCGGTCTCTCTGGACTCTCTGGTCGGTCTCTCTGGccggtctctctggtctctctgGTCAGTCTCTATGCTCGGTCTCTATGCTCGGTCTCTCTGGTCGGTCTCTCTGGTCAGTCTCTATGGccggtctctctggtctctctgGTCGGTCTCTCTGGTCAGTCTCTCTGGTCGGTCTCTCTGGTCAGTCTCTCTGGCCGGTCTCTCTGGccggtctctctggtctctctgCTCGGTCTCTCTGGTCAGTCTCTATGGccggtctctctggtctctctgGTCGGTCTCTCTGGTCAGTCTCTCTGGTCGGTCTCTCTGGTCGGTCTCTCTGGTCGGTCTCTCTGGCCGGTCTCTCTGGCCGGTCTCTCTGGccggtctctctggtctctctggccggtctctctggtctctctgGTCGGTCTCTCTGGTCAGTCTCTCTGGTCAgtctctctggtctctctgGCCGGTCTCTCTGGCCGGTCTCTATGGTCGGTCTCTATGGTCGGTCTCTCTGGTCGGTCTCTCTGGTCGGTCTCTATGGCCGGTCTCTCTGGACTCTCTGGTCGGTCTCTCTGGccggtctctctggtctctctgGTCAGTCTCTATGCTCGGTCTCTATGCTCGGTCTCTCTGGTCGGTCTCTCTGGTCAGTCTCTATGGccggtctctctggtctctctgGTCGGTCTCTCTGGTCAGTCTCTCTGGTCGGTCTCTCTGGTCAGTCTCTCTGGCCGGTCTCTCTGGccggtctctctggtctctctgCTCGGTCTCTCTGGTCAGTCTCTATGGccggtctctctggtctctctgGTCGGTCTCTCTGGTCAGTCTCTCTGGTCGGTCTCTCTGGTCGGTCTCTCTGGCCGGTCTCTCTGGTCGGTCTCTCTGGCCGGTCTCTCTGGTCCCTCTGGCCCGTCTCGCTGGCCGGGGCCGTACCGGGAGGTCAGCAGCTCGGCGCTGGCCCAGCCCAGAGCGGCCACCAGGATGCGCagctgcccccggcccggcccccgccacagcgccccctgcagccccagcaggtcCAGCACCTCCAGCGACGCCCGCAGGAACTCCTGGGACacacggacagacggacggggGGACGCACGGACACCCacgggacatggggggacatggggacagacggACAATGGGGACACGATGGCGACACGTGGACAATGGGGACAGACGGACAATGAGGACAGACGGACACCCCCCCACCAGGGTCCACCCACCACCcatggggcactcctgggtccctttttgaGGGGGgttggggcattcctgggtccctctggggcactcctgggtcccctccctccacccttggggcactcctgggtccctttttgggggggtttggggcactcctgggtccctggggcactcctgggtccctcccaccACCTTCGGGgtactcctgggtcccttggggcactcctgggtccctctccccaCCCTTGGGGGCACTCatgggtcccttggggcactcctgggtcccctcccactacccttggggcactcctgggtccctcttaGGGGtgtttggggcactcctgggtccctctggggcactcctgggtccctccccccacccttggggcattcctgggttCCTctggggcattcctgggtccctctcaGGGGtgtttggggcactcctgggtcccttggggcactcctgggtcccctcccctccctctggggcactcctgggtccctcggggcactcctgggtccccacTCACCCCCAGCAGGTCGAACCCGCCCGACGGCCCCTCCCAGGTGGGGAAGAACGTGGCCAGAACCAGCatctgggggacccaggcgtccgggggggacccaggcgtccgggagggacccaggcgtccgggagggacccaggcgtccggggtgGGACCCAGACGTCCGGGAcccgccccccccaaacccctcccagtaactcccagtaactcccagtatTCCCCAAAcaccttcccagtgcctcccagtgctcccagttccccccagaACCCttcccagtaacccccagtaacccctcccagtgctcccagttcccccccagttcccccccagtccctcccagttcccccccaaaccccatcccagttcctcccagtaacccccagtgcccccaaaatcccttcccagtaactcccagtgctcccagttacCCCCCAGTCCCCCCTCAAACCCCCTCacagttccccccagttccctcccagtccatcccagtataaaccagttcCCGGCCGCACCTTTCCCAGTTGCACCAGTACGTAGGTGGCTCCGGCCTGGACGCAGCGCCAGAAGGCGCTGTACTCCGACCTGtcccagtatagaccagtatagaccagtatagaccagtacaaaccagtatacACCCCCCCCGACCTTCCCAGCCACTGCACCGCGACCCGtcccagtatagaccagtatagaccagtatagTCCAGTACACACCCCCCTGGCCTTCCCAGCCACTGTACTCGGACCTGtcccagtatagaccagtataaaccagtatagaccagtacaCACCCCCCCGACCTTCCCGGTCACTGTACTGCGACCCCtcccagtatagaccagtatagaccagtatagaccagtacaCACCCCCCTGACCTCCCCAGCCACTGTACTCGGACCTGtcccagtatagaccagtataaaccagtatagACCAATATAGACCAGTACACACCCCCCCGACCTTCCCGGTCACTGTACTGCGACCCCtcccagtatagaccagtatagaccagtacaCACCAGTACACAGCCCCTCTGACCTCCCCAGCCACTATACTCGGACCTGtcccagtatagaccagtataaaccagtatagaccagtataaaCGACTacagaccagtatagaccagtataaaCCCGTAtagaccagtatggaccagtacaCACCCCCAGACCTTCCCAGTCTCCCCCAGCTCcaccccagttcatcccagtccctcccagttcatcccagtccctcccagtccatcccagttcatcccagtgctcccagttcacTCACAGGCCGCTGCACTTGTACGTGATGAAATAGGGGAAATAGGCCAAAGCGAAACAGTTCCCGAAGTGAAACAACGTCATGGtgcagggacccaggcgtccgggggacccaggagttcggggggacccaggagttcgggaggggacccaggagttcgggaggggacccaggcgtccgggcggtTGCGGGGCTGACCGGAAGCGCGGGCCGCAGTGCCCGGATGACGGCAGCCAATCAGAAgcgaggccacgccccccgccgGAACCGCCcgcccgaacgcctgggtccccagaACCCGCGGGGACCCCAAAAAAAACGCaaaatccacccaaaattcGCCCCGAATCCCCCAAAAACTCATCGGGAACCAACCCCCCAGACACTGaggaaccccaaaaccccaattAAACTCCTCAggaacccccaaaaacccacagggaccccccaaaaaaccatcAGAGAGCCCAAAACTCCCAAATtttccccaaattcccccaaaaaagccgccagggacccccccccgaaGCTTCGGGAATGTCCCGTTTTCTCTAAAAATCGTTTATTTGGCCCCAAAAATCGTGAGGATTTGGTCActgcagttaaaaacaaacaaaaaaaaacccccacggtccccaaaatgccccaaatggccccaaaaaATACAGgctcgggggggacccaggagttcgggagggacccaggagttcggggagggacccaggagttcgggagggatCCAGaagtgccccagggacccaggcgtccgggagggacccaggagttcgggagggacccaggagttcgggaggggacccaggagttcgggagggacccaggagttcggggagggacccaggcgtccgggaggggacccaggagttcgggaggggacccaggagttcggggagggacccaggagtgccccagggacccaggagttcgggggggacccaggagttcgggagggacccaggagttcggggagggacccaggagtgccccagggacccaggagtgccccagggacccaggcgtccgggcccctcACACCACGAGACTCTCCCGGCTCAGGGCGTCgttctggggggaaaaagggaaaaatcgGGGCTTTTGGGGGGACAAGggaacccccagaccccccagagGAGCctctgggacccccaaaaaccccagagcccccaaaacccatcgggaccccccaaaaccatcgggacccccccaaaacccatcagggccccccaaaccccatcgggaccccccaaacccatcgggaccccccaaaacccatcagGGCCCCCCAAATTCatcaggacccccccaaatccatcaggaccccccaaatccatcaggaccccccaaaacccatcaggaccccccaaatccatgaggaccccccaaaatccatcgggaccccccaaattcatcaggaccccccaaaatccatcAGGACCCCCAAAATCCatcgggaccccccaaaacccatcgggaccccccaaaatccatcgggaccccccaaatccatcaggaccccccaaaatccatcaggaccccccaaatccatcaggaccccccaaaatccatcggggacccccaaaacccatcaggacccccccaaaatccatcaggaccccccaaaacccatcaggaccccccaaatccatcgggaccccccaaaatccatcgggaccccccaaattcatcaggaccccccaaaacccatcaggaccccccaaaaccatcggggaccccccaaacccatcaGGGCCCCCCAAAATCcatcaggaccccccaaaatccatcaggaccccccaaaacccatcgggaccccccaaaaccatcaggacccccccaaaacccatcgGGACCCCCCGAAATCCatcaggaccccccaaatccatcaggaccccccaaaacccatcgGGACCCCCCGAAATCCatcaggaccccccaaatccatcaggaccccccaaaacccatcgggaccccccaaaatccatcAGGGCCCCCCAAAACCatcgggaccccccaaaaccatcgggaccccccaaaatccatcaggaccccccaaaaccatcgggaccccccaaaatccatcggggacccccaaaacccatcggggaccccccaaaatccatcggggacccccaaaacccatcgggaccccccaaaaccatcggggaccccccaaaaccatcggggaccccccaaatccatcaggaccccccaaaaccatcaggaccccccaaaacccatcgggaccccccaaatccatcaggaccccccaaatccatcaggacccccccaaaacccatcgggaccccccaaaatccccgcccctcccccaccttTCGCAGCCGCCGGGGGGACCCGTGGGGGCGGGGCCCCGCTTTGGCCACGCCCCctctggccacgccccccgccgGTTCCAGCCAATCGTCGCGGGACCTCGagcgggggcggggcccggggctTCCCGCCAAAACCTCCGCCGagcggcagcgccccctggagggggggaggggggagggagggacccaggcgtccgggggagggacccaggagttcgggggagggacccaggcgtccggcggCTCGTGCAGGGAGGTGACGTCGCTGGGGGGAGGGGCTGAAAGAGacggaggggacccaggagttcgggggggacccaggagttcgggagggacccaggagttcgggggggacccaggagttcgggaggggacccaggagttcgggaggggacccaggagttcgggggggggacccaggagttcggggagggacccaggcgttcgggggtcccagtaactcccagtacCCCTCCCAGTTACTCCAGTAAATCCCA
Above is a genomic segment from Caloenas nicobarica isolate bCalNic1 chromosome 34, bCalNic1.hap1, whole genome shotgun sequence containing:
- the TMEM147 gene encoding BOS complex subunit TMEM147 isoform X1 translates to MTLFHFGNCFALAYFPYFITYKCSGLSEYSAFWRCVQAGATYVLVQLGKMLVLATFFPTWEGPSGGFDLLGEFLRASLEVLDLLGLQGALWRGPGRGQLRILVAALGWASAELLTSRCVPLWVGARGVEFDWRHLQMGLESNISLARHLAAAALLWAGGRPELPPALRLPLAAMLGAAAYEGFLTGWAGQALGLGPWGALGLRALAAAALGLGALRVLVPLLPPPKQ
- the TMEM147 gene encoding BOS complex subunit TMEM147 isoform X2; the encoded protein is MTLFHFGNCFALAYFPYFITYKCSGLSEYSAFWRCVQAGATYVLVQLGKEFLRASLEVLDLLGLQGALWRGPGRGQLRILVAALGWASAELLTSRCVPLWVGARGVEFDWRHLQMGLESNISLARHLAAAALLWAGGRPELPPALRLPLAAMLGAAAYEGFLTGWAGQALGLGPWGALGLRALAAAALGLGALRVLVPLLPPPKQ